The Zingiber officinale cultivar Zhangliang chromosome 9A, Zo_v1.1, whole genome shotgun sequence genome window below encodes:
- the LOC122021269 gene encoding trihelix transcription factor ASR3-like, protein MANAVEAGGSNGHYGGGGGPGGGRLPRLPRWTRQEILVLIQGKRVVESRGRVRGRGGGGVGRSGEEGAAAAVVAAGPVEPKWVSVSSYCGRRGVNRGPVQCRKRWSNLAGDFKKIKEWEGKGKESFWTMRNDVRRERRLPGFFDREVYDILDGAALPEPEAETAEEDEGKKKGDRRTPSSAVDEEEAVFDSGRTAAGDGLFSDLEEDKEAEEEEEEDPAPPPQPVAAVPISEKEWESTEQGRSDSGQATPKNNQEEEEEEDEDDNDGDDDDIPEKGSPSHSHQGQKRRRTWPEAAAEDSDLQLQGRLIEVLERNSRMLTAQLEAQNLNCQLDRDLRKDQAKSLLDVLGKLADALGKIADKL, encoded by the exons ATGGCAAACGCCGTCGAGGCAGGGGGGTCCAACGGCCactacggcggcggcggcggcccgGGAGGGGGGCGGCTACCGCGGTTGCCTCGGTGGACGAGACAGGAGATACTGGTGCTGATACAGGGGAAGCGGGTGGTGGAGAGCCGCGGGAGAGTGCGCGGGAGGGGCGGCGGCGGGGTGGGGCGAAGCGGGGAGGAGGGAGCGGCGGCGGCAGTGGTCGCGGCGGGTCCGGTGGAACCCAAGTGGGTGTCGGTGTCGTCCTACTGCGGCCGGCGCGGAGTGAATCGGGGCCCGGTGCAGTGCCGGAAGAGGTGGAGCAACCTCGCCGGCGACTTCAAGAAGATCAAGGAGTGGGAGGGGAAGGGGAAGGAGTCGTTCTGGACGATGAGGAACGATGTCAGGAGGGAGCGGAGGCTGCCGGGGTTCTTTGACCGGGAAGTATATGACATCCTCGACGGGGCGGCCTTGCCGGAACCGGAAGCAGAGACCGCAGAAGAGGACGAGGGGAAGAAAAAGGGCGACCGTCGGACGCCGTCGTCGGCGGTGGATGAGGAAGAGGCCGTATTTGACAGCGGGCGGACCGCAGCGGGCGACGGACTGTTCTCCGACTTGGAGGAAGACAAAGAggcggaggaagaggaagaggaggatccGGCGCCTCCACCGCAACCAGTGGCGGCCGTGCCAATCTCAG AAAAGGAGTGGGAATCAACTGAGCAAGGGAGGTCAGATTCTGGTCAAG CAACGCCTAAAaacaaccaagaagaagaagaagaagaagatgaggatGATAATGATGGTGATGACGATGACATCCCTGAGAAGGGCTCCCCTTCGCACTCGCACCAGGGACAGAAGCGGAGACGGACATGGCCAGAAGCAGCAGCAGAAGACAGCGACCTGCAGCTGCAGGGCAGACTGATTGAGGTCCTAGAAAGGAACAGCAGAATGCTGACAGCGCAATTAGAAGCACAAAACCTCAACTGCCAATTGGACAGAGATCTAAGAAAGGACCAAGCTAAGAGCTTGCTTGATGTTCTAGGCAAACTCGCAGACGCTCTAGGCAAAATAGCTGACAAGTTATAG